One genomic window of Candidatus Eisenbacteria bacterium includes the following:
- the tilS gene encoding tRNA lysidine(34) synthetase TilS: MLAKKVGEFIETKGLIVSRDSVLVAVSGGADSVALLQVLFDLHRDMGFTLEAAHLNHGIRGNAADEDADFVEKMCLGLGIACHVGRADAPSFAKSAKLSTEEAARELRHGFLKDRAAAHGHNKIALGHTMNDQAETVLMHIIRGAGILGVSGMKPISKVGTKTISETCTSAMPGVSDGESRPDSGLFFIRPFLATSRAEVNEFIASRQIAYREDASNVDAAFMRNRVRHELVEILREKYNPRIVEVLSSHASLVAEAEDYLSKVASEAYRNCVREETREHIQLELTSLLSYHTFVQSYILREAYRRLCGSLRDLSFTHVASLIGLISSGQSGDSVDIALGKSAWLDGRRLWIGRTSTLRSERAVAPKFAVRLEPGNAVSLPLIGLEIDSRVLGKDARSEKLSADGPTTGKPGAKEPGGGDLLKSGPDRVIFDLEKLTPPLVLRSLEPGDRMTPFGMDGTRKIQDLLVDLKVPRSRRKRLAAFCDQSQVLWVVGIRRSNAASVNETTELILSVEVKCI; this comes from the coding sequence ATGTTAGCGAAAAAAGTCGGAGAGTTCATTGAGACGAAGGGGCTCATCGTCTCGCGTGACTCTGTTCTGGTGGCCGTGTCCGGAGGAGCAGACTCCGTGGCTTTGCTCCAAGTCTTGTTCGACTTGCACAGGGACATGGGTTTCACTCTCGAGGCCGCGCATCTCAATCACGGAATCAGGGGAAACGCCGCGGACGAGGACGCAGACTTCGTCGAAAAAATGTGCCTGGGACTCGGGATTGCCTGCCACGTTGGAAGAGCCGATGCACCGTCGTTCGCCAAAAGTGCCAAGCTCTCGACGGAGGAAGCTGCGCGCGAGCTCAGACATGGCTTTCTGAAAGACAGAGCAGCCGCGCACGGCCACAACAAAATCGCTCTCGGCCACACCATGAACGACCAGGCCGAGACCGTCCTCATGCATATCATCAGGGGCGCGGGCATTCTGGGCGTCTCGGGAATGAAACCGATCTCGAAGGTTGGGACAAAGACAATCTCCGAGACCTGCACAAGTGCGATGCCGGGCGTGTCAGATGGAGAGAGTCGGCCGGATTCAGGACTCTTCTTCATCAGGCCGTTTCTCGCCACGAGTAGAGCTGAAGTCAATGAATTCATTGCTTCGAGGCAGATCGCATACCGGGAGGACGCCTCCAATGTTGACGCGGCTTTCATGCGGAACAGAGTCCGTCACGAGCTTGTGGAGATCCTAAGAGAGAAATACAATCCGCGAATCGTCGAGGTACTGAGCTCTCATGCGTCTCTGGTCGCAGAAGCGGAAGACTACCTGAGCAAAGTGGCTTCAGAAGCATACCGCAACTGTGTCCGCGAGGAAACGCGTGAGCACATTCAACTTGAACTAACCTCCCTCCTGTCCTATCATACTTTTGTACAGAGCTACATCCTTAGAGAGGCGTATCGTAGACTTTGCGGCAGCCTCAGGGATCTTAGCTTCACTCACGTCGCATCCCTGATCGGTCTGATTTCCTCGGGGCAATCAGGTGACTCGGTTGACATCGCGTTGGGCAAAAGCGCATGGCTGGATGGACGGAGGCTCTGGATCGGACGCACCTCAACGCTGCGTTCCGAGCGAGCTGTTGCGCCGAAATTCGCTGTCCGACTCGAGCCCGGCAACGCGGTGTCGCTACCGCTCATAGGGCTTGAGATCGACAGCAGGGTACTGGGTAAGGATGCGCGGAGCGAAAAGCTGTCGGCCGATGGACCCACGACAGGGAAGCCCGGCGCAAAGGAGCCTGGCGGGGGCGATTTGCTCAAGAGCGGACCCGACAGAGTGATCTTTGATCTTGAAAAGCTCACGCCACCCCTCGTCCTGCGCAGTCTCGAGCCCGGGGACAGGATGACCCCGTTCGGCATGGACGGCACGAGGAAGATCCAGGACCTTCTGGTCGATCTGAAAGTACCAAGGTCAAGGAGAAAGAGACTGGCCGCCTTCTGCGACCAGAGTCAAGTACTCTGGGTGGTCGGTATACGAAGGAGCAACGCGGCTTCTGTAAACGAGACAACGGAACTAATCCTTAGCGTTGAGGTGAAATGCATTTGA
- a CDS encoding histidinol-phosphatase HisJ family protein, translating into MLLTGLVDYHLHTKLCGHARGEVEEYIDAARAAGLVEVGFADHFPLLGRDRTGLTMSLEELPLYYERVAGLRESHSEIRVKVGIEADYIPGQEALIEKLLSLYEFDYVLGSVHHIGDLDVSSSRNLARVNAMDFDSLYTQYFTLVTECAGTGLFDILAHPDIIKKHGHTTSLDPRPFWEATVEATARAGMCVEVNASGLRRPVKEIYPCAEFLGMCREARIPITLGSDAHAPSEVGSGMEDAVRLALQCGYTESVLFSRRKVEGRVKLGVS; encoded by the coding sequence ATGCTTCTCACTGGTCTCGTTGACTATCACTTACACACTAAACTCTGCGGCCACGCCCGAGGCGAGGTCGAAGAGTATATTGACGCGGCCCGGGCTGCGGGTCTTGTCGAAGTAGGATTCGCAGATCATTTTCCGCTCTTGGGACGCGACAGAACGGGGCTCACGATGTCCCTGGAGGAGCTGCCGCTCTACTATGAGCGGGTGGCGGGCCTGAGGGAGAGCCACTCCGAAATTCGCGTGAAAGTGGGGATAGAGGCTGACTACATCCCCGGACAGGAAGCGCTCATAGAGAAACTGCTCAGTCTGTACGAGTTCGACTACGTGCTTGGGTCCGTACATCACATCGGGGACCTGGATGTCAGCAGTTCGCGGAATCTTGCCCGAGTCAATGCAATGGACTTCGACTCGCTTTACACCCAGTACTTCACCCTGGTAACGGAGTGCGCCGGAACGGGCTTGTTCGATATTCTGGCCCATCCCGACATTATCAAGAAGCACGGACATACCACCTCGCTTGACCCGAGACCTTTCTGGGAAGCGACCGTTGAAGCGACTGCGCGTGCCGGAATGTGCGTCGAGGTGAACGCCTCGGGTTTGCGGCGGCCGGTGAAGGAGATCTATCCCTGTGCAGAGTTTCTGGGAATGTGCCGGGAGGCCCGGATACCCATTACGCTTGGCTCGGACGCGCACGCGCCGTCCGAGGTGGGCTCCGGCATGGAGGATGCGGTCAGGCTGGCTCTTCAATGCGGGTACACTGAGAGCGTTCTCTTCTCGAGGAGAAAGGTCGAGGGGAGAGTGAAGCTAGGGGTGTCATAG
- the guaB gene encoding IMP dehydrogenase produces the protein MHDRFVDADGITFDDVLILPARSTVVPAQVDGRTRLTRNIELGIPLVSAAMDTVTEAALAIAIAREGGIGCIHKNMGIGEQAAEVDRVKRSESGMIADPITLSPEAPVRAALELMDKFKISGVPITQGKKLVGILTNRDLRFVEDVNSPVGKVMTREGLVTAPEGTTLEQATKILHKHKIEKLPVVDADYNLVGLITVKDIMKRIKYPQACKDSQGRLRVGAAVGVSGDLEERVLELVRAEVDVLVLDSSHGHSENVIKAAESIKKLAAGIELVLGNVGRAEGAEELISAGADAIKVGMGPGATCTTRVIAGVGVPQITAIMDCVRVADKKGVPVIADGGIRHSGDIVKAIAAGASSVMIGNLFAGTEESPGETILYEGRSYKLYRGMGAPGAMRRGSADRYGQEAATAEAKLVAEGIEGRVPYKGPLGRTVYQLVGGLRAGMGYCGARTIQELRTTAKFIRISPAALRESHPHDITITREAPNYGLR, from the coding sequence ATGCATGACAGATTTGTTGACGCGGACGGAATCACCTTCGACGACGTCCTAATCCTGCCTGCGCGTTCGACCGTGGTTCCTGCGCAGGTGGACGGCAGGACGCGCCTCACGCGAAACATCGAGCTCGGGATTCCGCTCGTGAGCGCTGCTATGGACACGGTGACCGAGGCGGCGCTGGCCATCGCAATCGCCAGGGAGGGCGGAATAGGCTGCATCCACAAGAACATGGGGATCGGAGAGCAGGCGGCGGAGGTCGACAGGGTAAAGAGAAGTGAGAGCGGGATGATTGCCGATCCCATCACGCTTTCTCCCGAAGCTCCCGTCAGAGCGGCCCTGGAGCTCATGGATAAATTCAAGATCTCCGGCGTGCCGATTACCCAGGGCAAGAAGCTGGTGGGTATTCTCACAAACCGGGATCTGCGGTTTGTCGAAGACGTGAATTCGCCCGTGGGAAAAGTGATGACTCGCGAAGGCCTGGTAACCGCACCTGAGGGGACGACGCTCGAGCAGGCGACGAAGATACTTCACAAGCACAAAATCGAAAAACTGCCGGTGGTGGACGCAGACTACAACCTTGTAGGATTGATAACCGTCAAAGACATCATGAAGCGCATCAAGTATCCCCAGGCGTGCAAGGATTCGCAGGGGAGACTGAGGGTCGGTGCCGCCGTCGGCGTATCCGGGGACCTCGAGGAAAGGGTGCTGGAACTCGTCAGGGCCGAGGTTGATGTGCTTGTTCTGGACAGCTCGCACGGGCATTCGGAGAATGTCATCAAGGCTGCAGAGAGCATCAAGAAACTGGCTGCCGGGATTGAGCTTGTGCTCGGCAACGTCGGGAGGGCAGAGGGCGCCGAGGAATTGATATCTGCCGGGGCCGATGCCATCAAGGTCGGGATGGGGCCGGGAGCCACGTGCACGACGAGAGTGATTGCCGGGGTCGGCGTGCCGCAGATTACTGCCATAATGGACTGCGTGCGCGTTGCCGACAAAAAGGGTGTGCCGGTCATAGCGGATGGCGGGATAAGGCATTCGGGCGACATCGTCAAGGCCATTGCCGCCGGAGCAAGCTCGGTCATGATAGGGAATCTCTTCGCGGGCACGGAAGAAAGCCCTGGCGAGACCATTCTCTACGAGGGCAGGAGTTACAAGCTCTACCGCGGGATGGGAGCGCCGGGTGCCATGAGGAGGGGGAGCGCCGACAGGTATGGCCAGGAGGCCGCCACCGCAGAGGCCAAGCTGGTTGCCGAGGGAATAGAGGGAAGAGTGCCGTACAAGGGTCCGCTTGGTCGGACTGTTTACCAGCTTGTCGGAGGCTTGAGAGCGGGGATGGGATACTGTGGTGCAAGAACGATACAGGAGCTGAGAACTACGGCCAAGTTTATCCGCATCAGCCCTGCGGCCCTCCGGGAAAGTCATCCTCACGACATAACCATTACACGCGAAGCGCCCAACTACGGGCTGCGTTGA
- a CDS encoding DUF4416 family protein codes for MPILTGKPAKAKLVAALMAPREGLIQKALSALEPTYGSVELASSVFPFTYSDYYKNEMGDGLCKMFCSFGRLIEPDEIVSLKLEAIECEKKFLRDEAPQTSFKRSVNIDPGYLDRTKLVLATTKDCSHRIYLAKGIYGDVELVYRSGSFVCLEWTYLDYREAFAIEFFNKVRSAT; via the coding sequence ATGCCCATCCTTACTGGAAAGCCTGCCAAAGCCAAGCTGGTCGCGGCGCTCATGGCTCCACGTGAGGGGTTGATCCAGAAAGCCCTTTCTGCTCTCGAGCCAACCTACGGGTCAGTAGAGCTTGCTAGTAGCGTTTTTCCCTTCACCTACTCCGATTACTACAAAAACGAGATGGGGGACGGTCTGTGCAAGATGTTCTGCTCGTTTGGCAGGCTCATCGAACCTGATGAAATCGTGAGCTTGAAACTCGAGGCAATCGAATGCGAGAAGAAGTTTCTGAGAGACGAGGCCCCTCAAACGTCATTCAAAAGGTCGGTCAACATAGACCCCGGCTATTTGGACAGAACGAAGCTTGTCCTCGCTACGACAAAAGACTGCTCCCACCGAATCTACCTCGCCAAAGGAATCTACGGTGACGTCGAGCTCGTGTATAGATCGGGAAGTTTTGTCTGCCTGGAGTGGACGTATCTCGACTATAGAGAGGCGTTCGCCATAGAATTCTTCAACAAGGTGAGGAGCGCAACCTGA
- a CDS encoding HEPN domain-containing protein produces the protein MSSRHSEKPLEKDGLIKRCPVDQRAVAKLIKRARTDLRTAKRNLREDPECAYNYAYNAMLRMGLGLMFSEGFRPEIKNKHLTIVRFAGSVLGDEFRKLVNDYDFMRRKRHRFIYEPGIPCSLKEATHSIAVAEKFVEKVSSLIKAKAPQRQLRFGNLLEE, from the coding sequence ATGAGCTCTAGACATTCCGAGAAACCCCTTGAAAAGGACGGATTGATCAAGAGGTGTCCTGTAGACCAAAGGGCGGTAGCCAAGCTGATCAAGCGCGCCCGCACTGATCTGAGAACTGCGAAGAGAAACCTACGAGAGGATCCGGAATGTGCCTACAACTATGCTTACAATGCCATGTTGAGAATGGGATTGGGTTTGATGTTCAGCGAGGGGTTCAGACCGGAAATCAAGAACAAGCACTTGACAATAGTGAGATTTGCGGGTTCGGTTTTAGGAGATGAGTTTAGGAAACTTGTGAACGATTATGATTTCATGAGGCGAAAACGTCACAGGTTCATCTATGAACCCGGCATACCTTGTTCGCTGAAAGAAGCGACTCATTCTATCGCGGTGGCCGAGAAGTTCGTTGAGAAAGTCTCCAGCCTTATCAAGGCGAAAGCCCCTCAAAGACAGTTGAGATTCGGGAATCTGCTAGAAGAGTAG
- a CDS encoding nucleotidyltransferase domain-containing protein, translating to MLEALYVTKSRIRQGLLSLFFSNPSQKYYLRQLERILGYSAGSIRRELLRFQRDNLFVTHRVGNLLYYSLNTGHPLFKELKAIVSKTVGVEGAVRKTLSSFKDIRLAFIYGSFASGREKATSDIDLMIIGRPDISVLNEKIAGLEKKLRREINPTIYSLQEYRAKKRVASGFIEEVLTAPKIMLVGKEDEL from the coding sequence ATGTTGGAAGCGCTATATGTAACGAAGTCAAGAATCAGACAGGGCTTGCTGTCCCTTTTCTTCAGCAATCCATCCCAGAAATACTATCTGCGACAACTTGAGCGCATCCTGGGTTACTCCGCGGGCAGCATAAGAAGAGAGCTCTTAAGATTTCAGAGGGATAACCTATTCGTCACTCACAGAGTCGGAAACCTGCTCTACTACTCTCTGAATACTGGACATCCCCTATTCAAGGAACTGAAGGCCATAGTCTCTAAGACTGTTGGTGTTGAAGGGGCAGTAAGAAAAACGTTATCGTCTTTCAAGGACATAAGGCTGGCCTTCATTTATGGATCATTCGCTTCGGGTCGAGAAAAAGCGACCAGCGACATCGATCTAATGATAATCGGGCGTCCCGACATCTCCGTGTTGAACGAGAAGATTGCGGGATTGGAGAAAAAACTCCGGAGAGAAATCAACCCGACGATCTACTCTCTGCAAGAATACCGGGCGAAGAAAAGAGTCGCGAGCGGTTTCATCGAAGAGGTCTTGACGGCTCCAAAGATAATGTTGGTGGGAAAAGAGGATGAGCTCTAG
- a CDS encoding ATP-binding protein, with product MVRRSFWIDLVESAWKEKPVVWLSGARRVGKTFLSKSLDKVEYFDCELPRTRRLMEDPEGFLKDLVGRRIVLDEIHRLSNPSELLKIAADHFLKTRVLATGSSTLGASARFKDTLAGRKRDLWLTPMNSHDLVDFKNVDLSHRFLYGGLPPFFLATNTPDRDFQEWIDAYWAKDIQELFRLERRASFQRFVELLLAQSGSIFEATRFARSCEISRTTISNYLAVLEATFITHVVRPFTRHKSTEIVAAPKVYGFDTGFVCYHRGWTELREEDMGQLWEHYVLNEIQSILQVRTVRYWRDKRGHEVDFVHSVRGRAPVAIECKWSAGAFDPKNLQAFRRQYPTGSNYVVANDVTRSYHRKYGDMEVRFVSLSGLVTALQR from the coding sequence ATGGTACGAAGGTCTTTCTGGATAGATTTGGTTGAATCTGCCTGGAAGGAAAAGCCGGTAGTCTGGCTTTCTGGAGCTAGACGTGTAGGCAAGACCTTCCTGAGTAAGTCATTGGACAAAGTCGAGTACTTCGACTGTGAGCTTCCCCGTACGCGGCGTCTGATGGAGGATCCTGAAGGTTTCCTGAAAGACCTCGTAGGCCGGAGAATTGTGCTCGATGAGATTCACCGCCTTTCGAATCCTTCCGAGTTGCTCAAGATCGCGGCAGACCACTTCCTGAAGACTCGAGTCCTTGCCACGGGGTCATCCACGCTCGGGGCGTCGGCAAGGTTCAAGGACACACTGGCGGGTCGGAAAAGGGATCTTTGGCTTACGCCGATGAACAGCCACGATCTCGTGGACTTCAAGAACGTGGATCTCAGCCACCGCTTCCTCTACGGCGGACTCCCCCCGTTCTTTCTTGCCACGAATACTCCGGATCGAGATTTCCAGGAATGGATTGATGCATACTGGGCGAAGGACATTCAGGAGTTGTTTCGCTTAGAGAGGAGAGCCTCGTTTCAGCGATTTGTGGAGCTTCTTCTCGCGCAAAGTGGGAGCATATTCGAGGCGACGAGGTTCGCACGCTCCTGCGAGATCAGCCGGACGACGATTTCCAATTATCTCGCCGTGCTTGAAGCCACGTTTATCACCCACGTAGTTCGCCCCTTCACAAGACACAAGTCTACCGAAATCGTGGCGGCCCCGAAGGTCTACGGCTTCGACACTGGCTTCGTATGTTACCACCGCGGGTGGACAGAATTGCGTGAAGAGGACATGGGACAGCTCTGGGAGCACTACGTGCTGAACGAGATTCAGAGCATTCTTCAGGTGAGGACAGTTCGGTACTGGCGTGACAAACGAGGACACGAGGTGGATTTCGTACACTCGGTGCGAGGAAGGGCTCCGGTGGCCATCGAATGCAAATGGTCGGCAGGCGCGTTCGACCCCAAGAATCTTCAGGCATTTCGGAGACAATATCCGACCGGTTCAAACTATGTCGTGGCTAACGACGTGACCCGCAGCTACCACAGGAAGTATGGTGACATGGAGGTTCGGTTCGTCAGCCTTTCCGGTCTTGTGACGGCTCTGCAGCGGTGA
- a CDS encoding type II toxin-antitoxin system death-on-curing family toxin, with product MRIITIADVEYLAFRLAKEHLSFDEPIPDFSTRFANRLESCVVTPFQSFSGKALYPTLVGKASVLFYLMIKNHPFQNGNKRIAVTTLLTFLAGNGKWLKADTQELYNFTVWLAQSPSGVKDHVVAAAEKFIRDHLVDAD from the coding sequence GTGAGAATCATAACTATAGCCGACGTGGAATACCTTGCCTTTCGACTCGCTAAAGAACACCTCTCCTTCGACGAGCCAATACCTGATTTCTCTACGCGATTTGCAAACAGACTTGAAAGCTGCGTTGTGACTCCGTTTCAGAGTTTTTCAGGCAAGGCCCTGTACCCAACACTAGTGGGCAAGGCTAGTGTTCTTTTCTATCTGATGATCAAGAACCACCCCTTCCAGAACGGCAACAAGAGGATCGCAGTAACCACCTTGCTCACATTTCTAGCTGGTAATGGTAAGTGGCTGAAGGCGGATACCCAAGAACTTTACAATTTCACAGTCTGGCTGGCACAGAGTCCATCGGGAGTCAAAGATCACGTCGTTGCGGCTGCGGAGAAGTTCATTCGAGACCATCTGGTAGATGCGGACTAG
- a CDS encoding helix-turn-helix domain-containing protein — protein MAKEKYFTIPELAKLIGVSRIAIYNRVRKGQIRAMKIGKTYVITDRTLTDVLGKKTSGKGKKRIDAAVRRTVLEYGEVLKNLSRE, from the coding sequence ATGGCTAAGGAAAAATACTTCACTATACCCGAACTTGCCAAGCTTATCGGAGTCAGTCGCATTGCCATTTACAACCGGGTCAGAAAAGGGCAGATCCGTGCTATGAAGATCGGCAAAACGTACGTCATTACAGACCGTACTCTCACAGATGTCCTCGGCAAGAAGACATCAGGAAAGGGAAAGAAGCGAATAGATGCAGCTGTTCGTAGAACAGTTCTGGAATATGGCGAAGTCCTGAAGAACTTAAGCAGGGAATAG